A stretch of DNA from Staphylococcus sp. KG4-3:
GTGTTTTATGTGCCTCGACTGTTTTCACAGAAACAAATAACTTCTCAGCGATATCTTTATTTCCATAACCTTTTGCTATTAAAGGTAATATCTCTATTTCACGCTTTGATAAAATTTTATAAGGATCAGTTGTGGTTTGCTTATCATCACCTGAATTATTCACGAATTCATTGACTAGCGATGTCGTCAATTTCATATCAACATATGTTTCCCCTTTAAATACTGTTCTAATTGCTAGTATCAATTGTTCATCGGGGGCATTTTTTAAAATATACCCTTTAGCACCGTTTCTTAATACGTGAAATAAATATTCTTCATCATCATACATTGTTAATATTAGTATTTTTGTATCTGGAAAACTTTCTGTAATTTTACTTGTTGCTATAAGCCCTGACTCACCAGGTGGCATACTTAAGTCCATAATTAGTACATCTGGCTTGTACTTCATCACTTTTTGATAAGCTTCCACACCATCGGCTGCAGTCCCAACGACTTCCATATCTTCTTGATAATTTAATATCATTGTAAATCCAGTACGCACAACTGCATGATCATCCGCGATAACTATTCTCAAAATTAATGTCTCCTTATTCCCTATATTGGAACTTCTAATGTAACAATTGTGCCTCGACCTATTTGAGTATCAATATTTATCTCAGCATTTACAAGTTCTGCACGCTCGTTCATACCATAAAGTCCCAAGCCAGTTCCCTTTGGCTGGTCTGTCTTTATAAATCCATTGCCTCTATCTATAATTTCTGCAATTAGTTTACCGTGACTAACTTGTACCTCAACTTCAATTGTATCAACGTTTGCATATTTTATGGCGTTAAACAAAGCTTCTTGTACTATTCTATAAACTACAGTTTCAATTTCATTATCAAACCTGCGCATCGTTAAATTAGATTGATAGATAATATTGATACCATAATTTACTTCTACCTGTTTAAAATATGTCTTAAAGGCTGCGTCTAATCCTAAGTCATCTAATGAAGATGGTCTAAGTTCTACAGATAAATTACGTATATCATCAATTAATTTAGACATCAATCCTTCTATACGCTTAGAACCGTTAACCAACTGCTCTATTTCTTGTTGATATTTTAAAAGTCTTAATTCAACATCTATATTTAGCATTTCTTGTACTACGCTGTCATGTAATTCTCTAGATATCCGTTTTCTTTCGTTTTCTTGAGCAGAAATTGTTTTTTGCATCATTTTTCGTTGATACATCTTATCATGTCTTTCTATTTGAGGTGACACATTTTGTAACGTGAACGCTTTAATTCCTTTGGATTCATCAATTGTTTGATAGGTAGCTGCAAAAGGCTCAACTGTACCACGTGTCGTTTTCATAAATACCTGAAAGCTTGTATTCCCAACATTTTCAGCTTCTAAAAAGCAATATCTACATGATTGCAATTCGAACTCATTAGTATAACCATCACAATGATTACATATGACATTTGTCATGCCTTCATAGTCATTATCCAATGAGATGATATCACTTGCTGCCTGGTTCATTGCAATCACTTGGCCACGATTATCGACAAATACAATTTTTTCACTCGTATTATTAAAGTATTGCATTAATAATGCTTCCATATCTAGCTGTTGCTTGCTTTCCATTATAATCACCTAATCTTCTTCATTAAATATACCCAATTTACTTTTAAGTGATATGTTTTTATATGTTTTGGGCAAGGGTTGTTGATTTCGCTGACCTAGTAACAAAACACCATAAACTTTCTTTTCATACCATAATGGTATTGCAACCATAGCTGTTAATAACTCACAAAGAACGATAGGATATTTATGTTGTTCATGTGAAGATAATGATTGCGCTACATTTTCTATCACCATACGCTTACCCGTCTTCATCACATTACCTGCTAATCCTTTTCCTTTGCGTAGTACAATTAATTTATAACGATTATTTAAATTTCCAGAGGCATAGCACCATTTAATTGGCGAAATATCACTTTCTTGCTCATAAAATGCGATTGCAGCAAAATCAAATCCTTCTTCGATTCGAATTGAGTCTAATATTGATTGGTAATTAATACTTTCTCTTAACGATAATGCATTCAACTTATCGCCTCCATTCAAACTTTATGTTTACG
This window harbors:
- the nreC gene encoding nitrate respiration regulation response regulator NreC (Involved in the regulation of the the nitrate reductase operon narGHJI) — its product is MRIVIADDHAVVRTGFTMILNYQEDMEVVGTAADGVEAYQKVMKYKPDVLIMDLSMPPGESGLIATSKITESFPDTKILILTMYDDEEYLFHVLRNGAKGYILKNAPDEQLILAIRTVFKGETYVDMKLTTSLVNEFVNNSGDDKQTTTDPYKILSKREIEILPLIAKGYGNKDIAEKLFVSVKTVEAHKTHIMQKLELKSKPELVEYAMKKKLIDF
- a CDS encoding sensor histidine kinase: MESKQQLDMEALLMQYFNNTSEKIVFVDNRGQVIAMNQAASDIISLDNDYEGMTNVICNHCDGYTNEFELQSCRYCFLEAENVGNTSFQVFMKTTRGTVEPFAATYQTIDESKGIKAFTLQNVSPQIERHDKMYQRKMMQKTISAQENERKRISRELHDSVVQEMLNIDVELRLLKYQQEIEQLVNGSKRIEGLMSKLIDDIRNLSVELRPSSLDDLGLDAAFKTYFKQVEVNYGINIIYQSNLTMRRFDNEIETVVYRIVQEALFNAIKYANVDTIEVEVQVSHGKLIAEIIDRGNGFIKTDQPKGTGLGLYGMNERAELVNAEINIDTQIGRGTIVTLEVPI
- the nreA gene encoding nitrate respiration regulation accessory nitrate sensor NreA; translated protein: MNALSLRESINYQSILDSIRIEEGFDFAAIAFYEQESDISPIKWCYASGNLNNRYKLIVLRKGKGLAGNVMKTGKRMVIENVAQSLSSHEQHKYPIVLCELLTAMVAIPLWYEKKVYGVLLLGQRNQQPLPKTYKNISLKSKLGIFNEED